In Melanotaenia boesemani isolate fMelBoe1 chromosome 16, fMelBoe1.pri, whole genome shotgun sequence, the following proteins share a genomic window:
- the flrt3 gene encoding leucine-rich repeat transmembrane protein FLRT3, which produces MVHQCKSFILFLIRIGLLLGLANPLVTSASCPSACRCDGTFIYCNDRALTSIPIGIPKDATVLFLQNNRIKSSGIPAELRRLTNVEKIYLYCNNLDEFPNNLPLGLKELHLQENNIRMITHASLAQIPYIEELHLDDNSVSAVSIEEGAFRDSNHLRLLFLSRNHLSTIPSGLPMSIEELRFDDNRISSISEQSLQDLINLKRLILDGNLLNNRGIGEMAFINLINLTELSLVRNSLTSPPANLPGTSLEKLQLQDNHINRVPPGAFAFLRQLYRLDLSGNNLSSLPHGVFEDLDNLTQLLLRNNPWQCTCRMKWVRDWLRSLPSKVNVRGFMCQGPDKVKGMAIKDLTTDMFDCSDSELFSTYETSTVSNTLRPSQSLWPSFVTRRPVVKGPDISKNYHSTTTSSGRKIITISVKSSSADAIHISWRVSQPMTALRLSWLKLGHSPAFGSITETIVQGEKTEYLLTALEPDSSYRICMVPMETSNSYLSDETPVCIETETGSHKSYNPTTTLNREQEKEPYKNSSLPLAAIIGGAVALLAIIMLALVCWYVHRNGSLFSRNCTYNKGRRRKDDYAEAGTKKDNSILEIRETSFQMIPINHLPVSKEEFVIHTIFPPNGLSLYKSPHTENSINNRSYRDSGIPDSDHSHS; this is translated from the coding sequence ATGGTGCATCAGTGCAAGTCCTTTATCCTCTTCCTCATCAGGATTGGATTACTGCTTGGTCTTGCCAACCCCTTGGTCACCTCTGCTTCGTGTCCCTCAGCCTGTCGCTGTGATGGGACTTTCATATACTGTAATGACCGAGCTCTGACTTCCATTCCTATTGGTATCCCAAAGGATGCTACTGTGCTCTTTCTGCAAAACAATCGCATCAAGAGTTCAGGCATTCCTGCAGAGCTCCGTAGACTTACTAATGTGGAGAAGATCTATCTTTACTGCAACAATCTGGATGAGTTTCCAAATAATCTTCCTCTTGGGCTAAAAGAGCTCCACCTGCAGGAGAACAACATTCGGATGATTACCCATGCTTCTTTAGCCCAGATTCCCTACATTGAGGAACTGCACCTGGATGATAACTCTGTATCAGCTGTCAGCATAGAGGAGGGGGCCTTCAGGGACAGTAATCACCTCAGACTGCTTTTTCTCTCCAGAAATCACCTAAGCACCATCCCCTCTGGCTTACCCATGAGCATTGAGGAGCTGCGTTTTGATGACAACCGCATCTCCTCCATCTCAGAGCAATCGCTGCAAGATCTCATTAACCTGAAACGACTAATCCTGGATGGTAACCTGCTCAACAACCGTGGGATTGGGGAGATGGCTTTCATCAACCTGATCAACCTGACAGAGCTTTCACTCGTAAGGAACTCTCTGACATCCCCGCCAGCCAACTTGCCAGGCACCAGTTTGGAAAAACTGCAACTACAAGATAATCACATAAATCGGGTCCCACCTGGGGCTTTCGCCTTCCTTAGGCAGCTGTATCGTCTGGACCTGTCTGGTAACAACCTGAGCAGCCTCCCACATGGTGTGTTTGAAGATCTGGACAATCTCACTCAGCTCCTGCTACGCAACAACCCCTGGCAATGCACTTGCAGGATGAAATGGGTGCGTGACTGGCTGAGGTCGTTACCATCAAAGGTGAATGTACGTGGCTTCATGTGCCAGGGTCCCGATAAGGTCAAAGGCATGGCAATTAAAGATCTAACAACAGACATGTTTGACTGCTCAGACTCAGAACTCTTTTCCACATACGAGACAAGCACAGTCTCCAACACGTTACGCCCATCACAGTCCCTGTGGCCCTCATTTGTCACTAGAAGGCCCGTGGTAAAAGGGCCTGACATCAGTAAGAATTACCACAGCACTACCACCTCTTCAGGCAGAAAGATCATCACCATCAGCGTGAAGTCAAGTAGCGCAGACGCAATACACATATCATGGAGGGTGTCACAACCCATGACTGCCCTACGGCTCAGCTGGTTAAAGCTGGGACACAGCCCTGCCTTTGGCTCCATCACTGAGACCATAGTGCAGGGGGAGAAGACTGAATATCTGCTCACTGCACTGGAACCAGACTCCTCCTACAGAATATGCATGGTTCCCATGGAGACCAGCAACAGTTACCTGTCAGACGAGACCCCTGTTTGCATCGAGACAGAGACCGGCTCTCACAAATCATACAACCCAACTACAACTTTAAATAGAGAGCAGGAGAAAGAGCCTTACAAAAATTCCAGTCTGCCTTTGGCTGCTATTATTGGAGGAGCTGTGGCCCTTTTGGCAATAATCATGTTGGCACTGGTGTGCTGGTATGTTCACAGGAATGGTTCACTTTTTTCAAGGAACTGCACCTATAACAAAGGTCGTCGGAGAAAGGATGACTATGCTGAGGCTGGCACTAAAAAGGACAACTCCATCCTAGAAATAAGAGAAACTTCTTTTCAAATGATACCTATAAACCACCTGCCTGTGTCCAAGGAGGAGTTTGTGATACACACGATTTTCCCACCTAATGGCTTGAGTTTATACAAAAGTCCACATACCGAGAACAGCATTAACAACAGGAGCTACAGAGACAGTGGAATACCAGATTCAGACCATTCCCATTCATGA